The following DNA comes from Miscanthus floridulus cultivar M001 chromosome 5, ASM1932011v1, whole genome shotgun sequence.
TAAAAGTGTATACAGAAGCACATACTACTAATGGTAGGGTGATAAGCTACAAACCGTAGTTCCCTTAGGCCTTAGGTACTAGTTATAGTATGCTTATAGAAGAAAGAGAGTAATATAAGATGAATGAAACCTCTAAAGAAGCAAGCTTTTCTTCTGAAGCTGCTGCTCTTTTCTTCCAAGAGTCCAATGATTTAACAAGAGATTCAATCTCTGCATTTTTTGCAGTCAAAGCATCAACCATATTTGATTCGGCTCTTGAACCTTCTACCCTGGACATTGATAGTTCTTGCTGTAGTTGCTTTATATGAGCCTCATACGAGGTAGATTTCTCTCTCTGGCATGTTGAATAACATTAATGTATTAGGGGGGGAAACTGCATACAGTTTGGTGGAGATAAACAGAAAATTGTAGTCACAGTAAAGTGTGTGAACTAATTAGACCTCTTGAACAAGAAGTTCCTCCAGCTGTGCGTTTTCAGACTTATACTCTTGGAGGCGGGACGAAAGTCCAGCACAAACCTATTCATAAGTTGAAAACAAATGGACAAAAGAACATATTGGTAAGTTgaaaacaaacaaacaagaaaACAAACAGATTAGCCCACATAGATGGAGTACGAGTAGTGAGGCAACTGAGCTTATGCTTATCCTTACCCGAGCTAACCTAGCTTCTTTTGATTGGCCAGTCTTGACAGCACTTTTTAACAATCCCTGAGCCTATAAAAGATCAACAAAAGAATGAGAAACGAACAAGAGAACATATTCAAATATCAATCAGGAACAATTTGCTCACTGAGTTTCTAATTTTCTGCATCTTGATGAAATGATGTGCAGCTCTCCTGTGTCTTcgaccaaagaaaaaaaaaagcagcGTACCTCATCAAGTTGGTCTTGTTCTCTCACAGAAACTGAATCTGATTTCTGTTCATGTCGATCTTCTATGCTTACTGGTGAATCTGAAACATTCTCTTTCTTTGATTCTTGCAGTTTGCCAGCAACCTCTGTATTTGGCAATTCAGACACATTTCTGTCCTGGATAATAGCCACAGCAGAGTTTCTCTCCTCCAAATTAATCACTGGACCAATCTCAGCAGTCTGGTTACTACTGCTCAACTCACTTTTTTCATCTGGAACTGAAGAATAGCTTTCAACAGCAATGTCTGAATTGGAATGTGTAACACCATCCACAGTGGGAGCTGCATTGTCAGAGTTTTTCTCCATCAATTGAACTTCAACCGTGGTATTAACAACAGCCCCAGACTCATCAGTCTTAAGATCATCAGTAGCTTTCTCTCCTTTCTCCAACGTACCCTCATTACCCACTTCCTTAACATCGATCGGAGCGACTTCTGGTTCACTAGCACTGGTATCAACACTTGATGAATCTGCCGGCGGCGAAGGCCTGATCTTCTCAATCTTCATCCGCTCTCGCGGCGGTTGCCTACTCCTCCTTTCCTTCTGAGCAGATGTCTTGTTACCACCATCGGCATTAGTGAGCTTCAATGGACCCTGCAAAAGAAATTAATGTCAAAGCTTGAACAATGGCTCTCATGCGTGGTATGTAAAGAAACAAGTTATGCTCAAGAAGGCTGTTAAGTAGTGACCTTCTCCCTCGGCTTTCCCTTCTTTGCTTGCACTTCTTGGTTGTTTGGTCCTTCACAAACAAGCATTCAACAAGCAGAGATTAAACTACCTGCCAAATGGCTAAATGGGCACGTATATAAACCGAGGAGGCACGATACCTAAAGGCTGAGAGGTAGGCTGCTCATCCGACAGTTCTGTTGCCACGATCTTGGCCCTCCGGTCGACGACTTCGAGCAAGTCTATTACAAAAAAGGAACACCACGCTCAGATTCCATATTGCAAATTCCTCACGGCGCAATCAAGCGGGCGGAAACAGTGATGGGTTTCAGTTAGGTGCAATTAGGCGCGCAGAATGAACAAACAGAGCACACTACCACAGCTAGAGGCAATACTAGTCTCACGGAGCAATCAGCGCGGGGAAAGCATGAGAGTTGTGGGATGGAGAGGAGGACGGCAGATCTTCGCCGGCGGAGAGGGGTGGATCTGTGTGGCGCGGCGAGATAGGGCGAGGGAGGTCGGGCCGTCGGGGGGTTCGTACCTTCGGCAACCTTGAGCCAGGAGGCCATGGCGGGATCCCCGCTGGTGGCGCAGTGTGACGGCGAGCGAGCTTGATAAATTGGCTGGTGTGAGATCTCTCGGCCACGGCAGTGGGGTTCCAAGTGAGGTGCCGCAACTCGCAATGGTTGGTAGCGTGGCGGGGGCGACGGGTCTGAAGACTGCGGACCAACCAGTCGTTAGAATCAGATCAAATATGATCTAACAAATCTGGCTACCAGCATTGCCCGTCTAGCTCAGTCGGTAGAGCGCAAGGCTCTTAACCTTGTGGTCGTGGGttcgagccccacggtgggcgTGATTTTGCGGCAAATTTTTTTGTCCTTTTAAATTTAGTTTGACTGCTGATTTTTCATGTTGTTTTGTTTTCCGTTGGTTTGGTACTTTCATTCAAAAGTTTTTACCACGCCATATGCCCATATGAAATCCAGTTCAGCATCGATAAACAGTAATACCATGTCCATTAGTACAGTGGGGAAGATGCTTAATAGTCCATTCCGTTTCTTTGAATATAGTTCTGGCAAGGTCATCTGTTTCAAAACTCTCTGTCCTTTCTGGCTATCCATTTTAAATATGCTTTAAGACATTTTATTTATACTAATGATAAGTTCTAATTACTGGGCTACCAAATTAGGAATTATTACCCTAGTAAAGAATCTTCAAACTAAATTACTTGTTAAACACTTCGTCcattattccaaattataaaatgctttgggctttctagatacatagattttgctatgcacttagatatacactatgtctagctATATAGTTAAACTAATGTATCTAAAAAGTCAAATGTCTTATATTTTAGAACAGAAGGAGTATATTTTTAAAGTTGCTATCAGAGACTCACTGAGATTATCACACCTTATATATTGCATCTATAGTTTGAAAGTGTTGCAGCTATATAAGTGGTTGCTACTATGCTCAAGTTTAAGGCACTATGACATATATGTTTCTACAAGGATAGTCCAAGTGATTTCTTAGAAGTAAAATTATTGCATGTATTAGCAAAACTTGCATATTATTGCATCGGATCTAATTTACATTAGGAAAGGACAGAGTCAGGATTTGGACGAATCATATGCACATACATATTCAAAGAAAGTGGCCCACTTCATAAAATAAACAATCATTTTTTCCCACTCCATCTCAGTTGAATAACTATATACTAATACTAAATTAAAAATAAGGAGATTAGCGAATTAGATGCTATCATAATTCATATCAACAAGATAATGCATCTAGATTCCAATCTGGTGATTTGGGTTTTAGTGATTGATAAGCAAAATGCTTgtggactaacatgtgttttgcagtggATAATGTACATTGGTTAGTCACAAGGATGGCTACGGTGTAGTAAAATTGAACCAAACTATCCAATCAAAACTAGATCATTTGTTTTACTAAAATCGAACATCTAGATTCCTTAGCTAGATAGTTTTGATGGTCATCTTATATCCTATAttcttataaagcaaaacccaCTACCATATTTCTCTATGATTTTGTGAAGCCACATCATCACGAAGGCCCCCACTAATTTCCTTAAGCCATGTCACCTCAACCATCCTCCAAGCACATCTGAAGCATTCACAAGCACAGGCGTCGCCACCACCATCTTATTCTCATCCCACTCACGCAAAGGCTAGCAGGCCTGCACGAGGCCAACAGCCATCAGCCTCCTCTGTTCCTTGAGAACACGAAGCGAACATGCATTGCAGCAATCAAGTCATGTCCACTTAAGCCTTGTTTAGATAcgtatgtattcatctcaatttaCATGTGTTGGAGTGAATTGAAGTAAAATTAAACTAAGTCACGTTCCATTCCATTCCAAAGCATCCAAAACCTTAATGTTGCACGCGCCCCTACGTCTTCCCTGCCATCACTCCTCATCTGTCAACTGACCGTGTATACATAACCCCAGGTAAGGACGAGTCCTCTCCCAATTCGATTCAGATTTTGATAGCTTCAGTTGGTTCTCTCCTGTGGCATCCGCAATCGTCCTGCACCGGTGTCCTCTGGATGTGCGCCCAGCTCCTCGCCCCCGCGCACATGCCGCGGTCAGTGCTGGTGCGGAGGGCGGAGGTCGCCGGGAATTCACCACCGTGCGGCCATGGAGGAGCAGCCCGACACGGCCCATCCACCTCCGTGCGGTGACGCCCGCGCGCAGTGCCGCGGCCCGTCCTTGCCCGTGCTTGCTGCTCAGAGATGGCCACGACGGAGGCACGGCGAGGTGCTCCAACTCAGAGATGTGCTTGCTACTGCACTTCGTGTCTAACCTCCCGCGCCTGCCGGCTGATGCGTGCAGCACTCCTGCAGGCCGCCACTGCTGCCCTTCTTGCCTGCATCCTCCCCGCGCCGCCCACCCCATGCAGCCCGCTCATCTCTGTGCTGTGTATTAGCTCACAATATATAATCTCGAGAGAATTctttatttggcactgaaacaaatcgtTCTTCCGTATTTGGTATTGAAAattttgaacttccttatctaaCATCAACTTAAAAATTCCTTCCGTATATGGCACTTCCGTCCATTTCAGGCGTCCCTCCGTCAGTTGACCAGCAAGACCATGTCAGCTTTTCATTAGAAGTACCAAAATGCCCTCGGTCTCGTGTGTCCGTCCGTCTCCCCTTCTCCCCGTCGCTCCTCTCTCGGTCTCTCCCGTCGCTCCTCTGTTCTGAAAGAGAAACAAGAGACACCTCTCAAACCGAAACCCTAGAGAGAATGGAGGCCGGAGGAGATGAGGATGGGGAaaaggaggcggcggccgccGGTGTCTAGGAACTCGCAGGGCGGGTCCCCCAGCTCGAGGCGCCCCATAGTCAGGCAAGCTCGCCCCATGGTCGCAGATCGAGGCGTGGGTCCAGCGAGGAACGTGGCGGCGGGGCAGGCTCGCCGCCCGGTGCTGGCCCCATCTCGCGGCGCGTGGTGCGCGGGGGGGCGGCCTCACCCGGTGGCTTTGGCGGCAgctcgc
Coding sequences within:
- the LOC136450570 gene encoding golgin-84-like yields the protein MASWLKVAEDLLEVVDRRAKIVATELSDEQPTSQPLGPNNQEVQAKKGKPREKGPLKLTNADGGNKTSAQKERRSRQPPRERMKIEKIRPSPPADSSSVDTSASEPEVAPIDVKEVGNEGTLEKGEKATDDLKTDESGAVVNTTVEVQLMEKNSDNAAPTVDGVTHSNSDIAVESYSSVPDEKSELSSSNQTAEIGPVINLEERNSAVAIIQDRNVSELPNTEVAGKLQESKKENVSDSPVSIEDRHEQKSDSVSVREQDQLDEAQGLLKSAVKTGQSKEARLARVCAGLSSRLQEYKSENAQLEELLVQEREKSTSYEAHIKQLQQELSMSRVEGSRAESNMVDALTAKNAEIESLVKSLDSWKKRAAASEEKLASLEEDMDGRKRNRELTETRVIQALREELATAERRAEEERISHNATKMAAVEREVELEHRAVEASNALARIQRAADQSSSRALELEHKVAVLEVECASLQQELQEMEARNRRTQKKPSEEANQVLQMQAWQEEVERARQSQREAEAKISSLEAELQKMRVEMAGMRRDAEHYSRQEHVELEKRYRELTDLLYHKQTQLESMASEKAALEFQLEKSLKQFHEVQIEAERSKATRRSASSWEEDTDIKALEPLPLHHRHMATANQQLQKAAKLLDTGAVRATRFLWRHPVARVSLLFYLVFVHLFLMHLLHRLQDFASREGSAMGDLARANLP